One window of Fusobacterium sp. SYSU M8D902 genomic DNA carries:
- the ptsP gene encoding phosphoenolpyruvate--protein phosphotransferase → MSKIVKGIEASPGIAIGKIFLYKEAEVTIDDKRKCDSDCEKERLLNGREKSKEQLLKIREKTAQKLGEDKAAIFDGHITLLEDEDLFDEVVEIIDDEEISAEAALQRGIDEYCEMLANLEDEYLRERAADLRDIGKRWIYNVAGVEILDLGSLPPNTVIAAKDLTPSDTAQIDLQNVVAFITEIGGKTAHSSIMARSLELPAVVGTGNICSLVNSGDTVIVDALKGDIVINPTEEEIAKYQEKRENFFAEKELLKQLKDKEAVSKDGIKVGAWGNIGSPKDIEGLLRNGAKGIGLYRTEFLFMNNDRFPTEDEQFEAYKIVAEKMEGKPVTIRTMDIGGDKSLPYMQLPKEENPFLGWRAIRVCLDRTEILKTQFRALLRASAFGYIKIMLPMIMDITEIRRARAILEECKAELREEGAKFDENIALGIMVETPAVAFRARSFAEEVDFFSIGTNDLTQYTLAVDRGNENISHLYNTYNPAVLEAIRMAIKGAHEAGITISMCGEFAGDENATAILFGMGLDAFSMSAISIPRIKKNIMSLDKAKCEALVEEVMSQKTPDEVLEVVKKFNKENMR, encoded by the coding sequence ATGAGTAAAATAGTTAAGGGTATTGAAGCATCTCCTGGAATAGCAATTGGAAAGATATTTCTATATAAAGAAGCAGAAGTAACTATTGATGATAAGAGAAAATGCGATTCTGATTGTGAAAAAGAGAGATTATTAAACGGTAGAGAAAAATCAAAAGAGCAATTACTAAAAATCAGAGAAAAAACAGCTCAAAAATTAGGTGAGGATAAAGCTGCAATATTTGATGGACATATAACTTTATTAGAAGATGAGGATCTATTTGATGAAGTAGTAGAGATCATAGATGATGAAGAGATAAGTGCTGAAGCAGCATTACAAAGAGGAATAGATGAGTATTGTGAAATGCTTGCTAACTTAGAAGATGAGTACCTAAGAGAGAGAGCTGCAGACTTAAGAGATATCGGTAAGAGATGGATATACAACGTAGCAGGTGTAGAGATATTAGATTTAGGATCACTACCACCTAATACAGTAATAGCAGCAAAAGATTTAACACCTTCAGATACTGCTCAAATTGATCTACAAAATGTAGTAGCTTTCATAACTGAAATTGGAGGAAAAACTGCCCACTCTTCAATTATGGCTAGATCATTAGAGTTACCTGCAGTAGTAGGAACTGGAAATATTTGTTCATTAGTTAACAGTGGAGATACTGTTATAGTAGATGCTTTAAAAGGTGATATAGTAATAAATCCAACTGAGGAAGAGATTGCAAAATATCAAGAGAAGAGAGAAAACTTCTTTGCTGAAAAAGAGCTTTTAAAGCAATTAAAAGATAAAGAAGCTGTATCAAAAGATGGAATAAAAGTTGGAGCTTGGGGAAATATAGGTTCTCCAAAAGATATAGAGGGATTATTAAGAAATGGAGCAAAGGGAATAGGATTATATAGAACTGAATTCCTTTTCATGAATAATGATAGATTCCCAACTGAAGATGAGCAATTTGAAGCTTATAAGATAGTTGCTGAAAAGATGGAAGGAAAGCCAGTAACTATAAGAACTATGGATATAGGTGGAGATAAGTCTCTTCCATATATGCAATTACCAAAAGAGGAGAACCCATTCCTTGGATGGAGAGCAATCAGAGTATGTCTAGATAGAACAGAGATCTTAAAAACTCAATTTAGAGCTTTATTAAGAGCTTCAGCTTTCGGATATATTAAAATAATGCTTCCTATGATTATGGATATTACAGAGATAAGAAGAGCTAGAGCTATACTAGAAGAGTGTAAAGCTGAATTAAGAGAAGAGGGAGCTAAGTTTGATGAAAATATAGCTTTAGGAATAATGGTAGAAACTCCAGCAGTTGCTTTCAGAGCTAGAAGTTTTGCTGAAGAGGTAGATTTCTTCTCAATAGGAACAAATGACTTAACACAATATACATTAGCAGTAGATAGAGGAAATGAAAATATTTCTCACCTATACAACACATATAATCCAGCTGTTTTAGAAGCAATAAGAATGGCAATAAAAGGAGCACATGAGGCTGGAATAACAATATCTATGTGTGGAGAGTTTGCTGGAGATGAAAATGCAACAGCTATCCTATTTGGAATGGGGCTAGATGCATTCTCAATGTCAGCTATTTCAATACC
- a CDS encoding HPr family phosphocarrier protein → MTSKTVEITNETGLHTRPGNEFVSLAKTFSSQIEVENEAGKKVKGTSLLKLLSLGIKKGTKVTVYAEGADEAEAVEKLGDLLANLKD, encoded by the coding sequence ATGACAAGTAAAACTGTTGAAATCACAAATGAAACTGGATTACATACTAGACCAGGAAACGAGTTTGTAAGCTTAGCAAAAACTTTTTCTTCTCAAATAGAAGTTGAAAATGAAGCTGGAAAGAAAGTAAAAGGGACTTCTCTTTTAAAATTACTTTCATTAGGAATTAAAAAAGGAACTAAAGTGACTGTATATGCTGAAGGAGCCGACGAAGCTGAGGCAGTTGAAAAATTAGGAGACCTTCTAGCAAACTTAAAAGACTAA
- a CDS encoding alpha-hydroxy-acid oxidizing protein produces MELNTLKENAKEKMKGFCNLCKVCDGVWCAGKVPGMGGTGSASSFKRNYTKLKEINLILKTIHNAKDPILKTTLWGKEIDFPVLGAPITGTKFNMGGGVTEEEYCEDVILGCLEAGTIGMIGDTGDPTCFEFGLKAIKKANGYGVAIIKPRSNEEIIKRIRMAEEAGAIAVGVDLDGAGLVTMKLFGQPVGPKSISELKELVNSTKLPFIAKGIMCVEDALACAEAGVDTIVVSNHGGRVLDYCQSSCEVLEDIVKAVGDKLTILADGSVREGVDILKYLALGAKGVLVGRPLIWGSIGGRKEGVTTIVNTLKNQLVQAMILTGCEDVNSVSNKIIIR; encoded by the coding sequence TTGGAATTAAATACTTTAAAAGAAAACGCTAAAGAGAAAATGAAAGGATTTTGTAACTTGTGTAAGGTATGTGATGGGGTATGGTGTGCTGGAAAAGTTCCTGGAATGGGTGGAACAGGAAGTGCATCATCTTTCAAAAGAAACTACACTAAACTAAAAGAGATCAACTTAATTCTAAAGACAATTCATAATGCTAAGGATCCTATTTTAAAAACTACCCTTTGGGGAAAAGAGATTGATTTCCCAGTATTAGGTGCTCCAATTACAGGTACTAAATTTAATATGGGTGGTGGAGTTACTGAAGAAGAATACTGTGAAGATGTAATTCTTGGATGTTTAGAAGCTGGTACTATCGGTATGATTGGAGATACTGGAGATCCAACTTGCTTTGAATTTGGATTAAAAGCTATAAAAAAAGCTAATGGTTATGGAGTAGCAATTATCAAACCTAGAAGTAATGAGGAGATAATAAAGAGAATAAGAATGGCTGAGGAAGCTGGTGCTATTGCTGTAGGAGTTGACTTGGATGGTGCTGGTTTAGTTACAATGAAACTATTTGGACAACCTGTTGGTCCTAAATCTATCTCTGAACTAAAAGAGCTAGTAAACTCTACAAAACTTCCATTTATTGCTAAAGGTATTATGTGTGTAGAGGATGCACTTGCTTGTGCTGAAGCTGGAGTTGACACTATTGTTGTCTCTAATCATGGTGGAAGAGTTTTAGACTATTGTCAAAGTAGTTGTGAAGTTTTAGAAGATATTGTTAAAGCAGTTGGGGATAAACTAACTATTTTAGCTGATGGTTCAGTTAGAGAGGGAGTTGACATTCTAAAATACCTTGCCTTAGGTGCTAAAGGTGTTCTAGTGGGAAGACCTCTTATCTGGGGATCTATTGGGGGAAGAAAAGAGGGAGTTACAACAATAGTAAACACTTTAAAAAATCAACTTGTTCAAGCTATGATACTAACAGGTTGTGAAGATGTTAACTCTGTCTCAAATAAAATAATAATAAGATAA